The genomic interval GACATCTTATCTAAACAGTGACACATAGCATTTGGAGCTAGTTATCCCACATCTGGAATCCAACTGTTACAGAGGGTTATAAAAAAAGTCAGCACAACGACATCATTTAAGCGTTTTGCAGCCAGAAGCTCAAGCAACATGGACCTTATTCTTCTCTGCATGTCCCTGCCACTATTCACAGTGGCATGGGGCCAATATGGGAACTATTACCATTCCTATGATGATTATAGGGCTAATGATGACTGGGTTAATTTGTACCGGCAGGGTTTCAACTTCCAATGCCCTCATGGGCAAGTGATTGTAGCTGTGAGGAGCATGTTCAGCAAGAAAGAAGGGTCTGATAGATTGTGGAATTATGCCTGTATGCCCACCCCAGATACACTTGGAGAGCCTACTGAATGTTGGTGGGAAGAAATCAACAGAGCTGGACTGCAATGGTAGGAAACCAAGTTTAAACTTAGATTCCTTGTCGTGTGTGATTAAGCTGATGCAATGTTTCAGGCGAGGGATACAAAACTGCATGTTAAAATCATAATAATGTGTTAAATT from Thamnophis elegans isolate rThaEle1 chromosome 6, rThaEle1.pri, whole genome shotgun sequence carries:
- the DPT gene encoding dermatopontin, with amino-acid sequence MDLILLCMSLPLFTVAWGQYGNYYHSYDDYRANDDWVNLYRQGFNFQCPHGQVIVAVRSMFSKKEGSDRLWNYACMPTPDTLGEPTECWWEEINRAGLQWYQTCSNNGLVAGFQSQYFPSVLDREWQFYCCRYSRRCPYSCWMTSEHPGHYGEDMDMMLYTYDHYIRGATTTFSGVERDRQWKFIVCRMTNFDCQFQNA